In Chloracidobacterium sp., one genomic interval encodes:
- a CDS encoding phosphoesterase — MKLRILYHGNCFDGVSSAAIFTKFYRATVAGDADIAYTPTMHRAGNAFDREQFDGDENAIVDFKYCPDERLTWWFDHHQSAFLSKADEEHFLADTSGKKFLDTTSRSCAEFIARVAKEKFGFYDPSLDELVHWAHIIDGALYDSPAQCVELRSSALKLMQVIEGEKDPAFVEEIIKMLTRDTLDNIVAAPEIQAKLAPILEQHWATAAIIKERAVAERGVVSFDLIGTGIEGYNKFIPYYYHPEVTYVVSLSESSFRTKISVGSNPWAPRPRTHNIAEICEKYGGGGHAVVGAVSLAPGQAETGRKYMREIIELLQFPD, encoded by the coding sequence ATGAAGCTAAGAATACTTTATCACGGCAATTGTTTTGACGGTGTGTCGTCAGCGGCCATCTTTACGAAATTTTACAGAGCGACGGTCGCTGGCGATGCCGACATTGCCTATACGCCGACGATGCACCGTGCGGGTAATGCCTTTGACCGCGAGCAGTTTGACGGCGATGAGAATGCGATAGTCGATTTCAAATACTGCCCCGACGAGCGCCTTACATGGTGGTTCGATCATCATCAGTCGGCGTTCCTGTCAAAGGCCGATGAAGAGCATTTTCTGGCAGACACGTCGGGCAAAAAATTCCTTGATACGACGAGTAGATCGTGTGCCGAATTCATAGCCCGCGTGGCAAAGGAGAAGTTCGGCTTTTATGACCCGTCGCTTGATGAGCTTGTCCATTGGGCACATATAATCGACGGAGCTCTTTATGATTCGCCCGCACAGTGCGTCGAGCTGCGTTCGTCGGCACTAAAGCTGATGCAGGTGATCGAGGGCGAAAAGGATCCGGCCTTTGTCGAAGAGATCATCAAGATGCTGACACGCGACACGCTCGATAATATTGTTGCGGCGCCTGAGATACAGGCAAAACTCGCCCCGATCCTTGAGCAGCACTGGGCGACAGCGGCGATCATAAAAGAACGTGCCGTTGCTGAGCGCGGCGTTGTCTCATTCGACCTGATCGGCACCGGCATCGAAGGCTACAACAAATTCATTCCGTACTACTATCATCCCGAGGTTACTTACGTGGTTTCGCTCAGCGAAAGCTCATTCCGCACAAAGATATCGGTCGGCTCGAACCCGTGGGCGCCGCGGCCGCGAACGCACAACATCGCCGAGATATGCGAAAAATACGGCGGAGGCGGCCATGCCGTTGTCGGTGCCGTCTCGCTTGCACCGGGCCAAGCCGAGACAGGCCGCAAGTATATGCGGGAGATCATAGAACTGCTTCAGTTTCCCGATTGA
- a CDS encoding vitamin K epoxide reductase family protein, producing MEERSDNEQSRWPALLATIVALIGLADAAYLTIHHYTAAPVPCGAGFDCEMVLNSPYATVAGLPLAIYGAAAYFIAFSLAVFCVYGYQKLWPLFGIQAMLMAAFSGWLIYVQGALIGSFCMYCIVSAGTSVTLFIIFAASMLSARRHGSIRSS from the coding sequence GTGGAAGAACGCTCCGACAACGAACAAAGCAGATGGCCGGCACTTCTGGCGACGATCGTCGCACTTATAGGGCTGGCCGACGCGGCCTACCTTACCATACACCACTACACTGCCGCACCCGTTCCGTGCGGTGCCGGATTTGACTGCGAAATGGTGCTTAACAGCCCGTATGCGACGGTCGCGGGCCTGCCGCTCGCGATCTACGGAGCGGCGGCCTACTTTATCGCATTCTCGCTGGCGGTCTTTTGCGTTTACGGCTACCAAAAACTCTGGCCGCTGTTCGGCATACAGGCGATGCTGATGGCCGCATTCTCGGGCTGGCTTATCTATGTGCAGGGCGCATTGATCGGTTCTTTTTGTATGTACTGCATCGTCTCGGCCGGCACATCCGTCACACTCTTCATTATCTTTGCTGCTTCAATGCTCTCCGCAAGGCGGCATGGAAGCATCCGCTCTTCGTGA
- a CDS encoding insulinase family protein, translating to MRLSTIFIAAAIITAMVSAAMSQTLPPINVKEYKLKNGLTVVFHQDRSAPLVAVNLWYHVGSKNEEPGKTGFAHLFEHMMFQGSKNYNDGYLGAMEDVGAQVNGTTNEDRTYYYEVVPANFLQRALFLEADRMGNLLDAMSQEKLDNQRDVVKNERRQRIDNQPYGTSFEKIGEIMYPNGHPYHWSVIGSMADLSAASMEDVEAFFRRYYAPNNAVLVLSGSFDEKQAKTWIEQYFGPIKRGAAITRPSAAQPKLNGEIRKTVEDNVPLPRVMYVWHGVPQFSADEPALDVLSSILSQGRGSRLQSSLVYGKELVQSIFASNDSSELAGLFEISATAKPGKSLDDIEKEVDKQISEIKAAPPTAEEMERALNGIEAQRIYGLQTVLGKGSRIADYAGFLGRPNNFQQDLDRYRKVTAADVQRVAKAYLNADRLVLAYVPRKGEAPKINAAENKPTSTKEKEKDAQKLAAQKANLPKGGPDPSFTLPAIEKQKLSNGLNVWLVRKGTLPIISMNLVMKTGGLLDPAGKAGVASFTANMLNQGTKTHSAEEIANQLQAIGASVNAGSSWDSTNVSMQTLTKNLDKALGIYADVVLDPTFPASEFEATRRRALVGLMQRRSMPTAVANAVFDKVLYGKQPYGRQLTGDEASVKAITRDDLEKFYHSNYGPEGSTLIVAGDVDAKTLMPKLENAFGSWKGASSSAANEPAETMVAKPGIYLVDKPGAAQSSVMIGEVGVSRSNPDYYALQVMNSILGGGGSARLFMNLREDKGYTYGAYSRFQFRREAGPFAASAEIQTGSTKEAVVEFMKELNGIRGSIPVTAEELDNNKQSLIRRFPGGFETLGQLSGQLANLYIYGLADTYFNDYIRNIGAVSAADVDRVAKKYLQPDKMAIVIVGDTKVIEPKLKELGYPITHLNADGDPVAN from the coding sequence ATGCGTTTAAGCACGATCTTTATTGCGGCCGCCATCATCACGGCCATGGTTTCAGCGGCAATGTCGCAGACACTGCCGCCGATCAACGTAAAAGAATATAAGCTCAAGAACGGCCTGACGGTCGTTTTTCATCAGGATCGATCGGCACCTTTGGTTGCCGTGAACCTTTGGTATCACGTCGGCTCAAAGAATGAAGAGCCCGGAAAGACCGGCTTTGCTCACCTTTTTGAGCACATGATGTTCCAAGGCTCTAAGAATTACAACGACGGCTATCTCGGTGCGATGGAAGATGTCGGTGCACAGGTCAACGGCACTACGAATGAGGACCGCACCTATTATTACGAGGTCGTTCCGGCCAATTTCCTTCAGCGTGCCCTGTTCCTTGAGGCAGACCGCATGGGCAACCTGCTTGATGCGATGTCGCAGGAAAAGCTCGACAATCAGCGTGATGTCGTAAAGAATGAGCGCCGCCAGCGGATCGACAATCAGCCGTACGGCACATCCTTCGAAAAGATCGGCGAGATAATGTATCCGAACGGCCATCCGTATCATTGGTCGGTCATCGGCTCGATGGCGGATCTGAGTGCGGCTTCGATGGAGGATGTCGAGGCATTCTTTCGCCGATATTACGCACCGAATAACGCAGTACTCGTCCTCTCAGGCAGCTTTGATGAGAAGCAGGCAAAGACGTGGATAGAACAGTACTTCGGCCCGATCAAGCGCGGGGCGGCCATCACGCGGCCGAGCGCCGCACAGCCGAAGCTTAACGGCGAGATCCGCAAGACGGTCGAGGATAACGTGCCGCTGCCGCGTGTAATGTATGTATGGCACGGCGTTCCGCAATTTTCGGCTGATGAGCCGGCGCTCGACGTACTCAGTTCGATACTTTCACAGGGACGAGGCTCGCGGCTTCAGAGCAGCCTTGTTTACGGCAAAGAGCTTGTTCAGAGCATCTTCGCATCGAATGATTCGAGCGAACTCGCCGGGCTTTTTGAGATATCGGCAACGGCAAAGCCGGGCAAGTCGCTCGACGATATCGAAAAAGAGGTTGATAAGCAGATATCCGAGATAAAGGCCGCTCCGCCGACCGCCGAGGAAATGGAACGTGCCCTCAACGGCATCGAAGCACAGCGTATCTACGGGCTTCAGACCGTGCTCGGCAAGGGCAGCCGCATCGCCGATTACGCAGGTTTCTTGGGCCGCCCGAATAATTTCCAACAAGACCTTGATCGCTATCGCAAAGTAACTGCCGCCGACGTGCAGCGTGTCGCGAAGGCGTATCTGAACGCCGACCGACTCGTGCTTGCATACGTCCCGCGTAAGGGTGAGGCTCCGAAGATCAACGCTGCCGAGAACAAACCGACATCCACAAAGGAAAAGGAAAAAGATGCCCAAAAGCTGGCTGCCCAAAAGGCGAACCTGCCGAAGGGCGGCCCCGACCCGAGCTTTACGCTGCCGGCGATAGAAAAGCAAAAGCTCAGCAACGGCCTGAACGTTTGGCTCGTCCGCAAGGGTACGCTTCCGATAATCTCGATGAATCTGGTGATGAAGACCGGCGGGCTGCTGGATCCGGCGGGCAAGGCAGGTGTCGCGAGCTTTACGGCAAATATGCTCAACCAAGGGACAAAGACACACTCGGCGGAGGAGATCGCGAATCAGCTGCAGGCCATCGGTGCGTCGGTGAACGCGGGTTCGAGCTGGGATTCGACCAACGTCTCGATGCAGACGCTGACAAAGAACCTCGATAAGGCACTCGGCATCTATGCTGATGTCGTGCTCGATCCGACGTTCCCTGCGTCGGAATTCGAGGCGACACGCCGCCGGGCACTCGTCGGGCTGATGCAGCGGCGATCGATGCCGACCGCCGTTGCAAACGCGGTATTCGACAAGGTGCTTTACGGAAAGCAGCCGTACGGTCGCCAGCTTACGGGCGATGAGGCGAGCGTCAAGGCGATCACGCGTGATGACCTGGAGAAGTTCTATCACTCGAACTACGGCCCCGAAGGCTCGACGCTCATCGTCGCGGGCGATGTTGATGCAAAGACGCTTATGCCGAAGCTTGAAAACGCCTTCGGAAGCTGGAAGGGTGCGAGCAGTTCGGCGGCAAATGAGCCGGCCGAAACCATGGTCGCAAAGCCGGGCATCTATCTTGTTGACAAACCCGGAGCGGCGCAATCATCCGTGATGATCGGCGAGGTCGGCGTCTCACGCTCGAACCCGGACTATTACGCGCTTCAAGTAATGAACTCGATCCTCGGCGGCGGCGGCTCGGCACGCCTCTTTATGAACCTGCGCGAGGATAAGGGCTACACCTACGGCGCTTACAGCCGCTTTCAATTCCGCCGTGAGGCAGGGCCGTTCGCGGCATCGGCTGAGATACAGACCGGTTCGACAAAGGAGGCTGTGGTCGAGTTCATGAAGGAACTGAACGGCATTCGCGGTTCGATACCCGTCACGGCCGAGGAGCTGGACAATAACAAGCAAAGCTTGATACGCCGGTTCCCCGGCGGCTTTGAAACGCTGGGGCAGCTTTCAGGCCAGCTTGCAAACCTCTACATCTACGGTCTTGCGGATACTTACTTCAATGACTACATACGCAATATCGGAGCCGTTTCGGCCGCTGATGTTGACCGTGTCGCCAAGAAGTACCTGCAGCCGGACAAGATGGCGATCGTCATCGTAGGCGATACGAAAGTGATCGAGCCGAAGCTCAAAGAGCTCGGCTACCCGATCACACACCTCAACGCTGACGGCGACCCGGTCGCGAATTGA
- a CDS encoding 1-deoxy-D-xylulose-5-phosphate synthase, protein MRFLNEINSPADLRQLRVEDLQEVADEVRQFIIDTCARIGGHTGASLGAVELAVAMHYVFDTPRDRLVWDVGHQAYAHKILTGRRDRLNTIKQPGGLSGFLRRDESEYDTFGAGHASTSLSAALGMAIARDRKDEDFHVCALIGDSSLAGGMAMEAINQAGHLKSRLIILLNDNDMSIAPAVGALNGYLGRIKEAQSYQHLKEEIGDALESVPGIGGTLRRAAKSFKDAIAAAVLPGALVNELGFKYIGYVDGHNVPALVKALEEAKKVDDGPVIVHALTTKGKGFPNPEKNYYAYHATGPFDPKTGQPYKSAKTAPPSYTTVFGDALCELMAEDERIVALTAAMPDGTGIDRALEKFPKRSFDVGIAEQHAVTFCAGMACEGLKPVAAIYSTFLQRGFDQVIHDVCLQDLDVTIAMDRAGIVGADGPTHHGLLDITYLRGYPNIVLMAPKDERELRDMLATAVAHNGPAAIRYPRGNGVGVEISAKPSLIEIGKAEVLSEGSDAAIIAYGSMVYPAVEAAEILAKKGVKAGVINARFVKPLDAETILKAARSSRVIVTAEEAYLAGGFGSAVMELLEENGLLDAVKVVRLGIPDVIVPHGDPEALLAGYGLNADGIVSAVTKAIESLKADPADKGRLKVA, encoded by the coding sequence ATGAGGTTCCTTAACGAGATCAATTCACCGGCCGACCTGCGGCAGCTTCGCGTCGAAGACCTGCAGGAGGTCGCAGATGAGGTTCGACAGTTCATTATCGACACCTGTGCGCGCATCGGCGGACACACCGGAGCGAGTCTCGGTGCCGTTGAGCTTGCGGTAGCGATGCACTATGTGTTCGATACGCCGCGCGACCGCCTTGTATGGGATGTTGGCCATCAGGCCTACGCTCATAAGATACTCACAGGCCGTCGCGACCGTCTGAATACCATTAAGCAGCCGGGCGGCCTCTCGGGTTTTTTGCGCCGCGATGAGTCGGAGTATGACACCTTTGGCGCGGGGCACGCGTCCACATCGCTGTCCGCCGCATTGGGTATGGCGATAGCACGCGACAGAAAGGATGAGGACTTTCACGTATGCGCGCTGATCGGCGATTCTTCGCTCGCGGGCGGTATGGCGATGGAGGCGATCAATCAAGCCGGGCATCTCAAGTCAAGGCTCATAATTCTCTTGAACGACAATGATATGTCGATCGCACCTGCGGTCGGAGCATTGAACGGCTATCTCGGCAGGATAAAGGAAGCGCAGAGCTATCAGCACCTGAAAGAGGAGATCGGCGACGCGCTCGAAAGCGTTCCGGGCATCGGCGGTACGCTTCGCCGTGCCGCAAAGTCGTTCAAAGATGCCATAGCAGCGGCGGTTCTGCCGGGTGCTTTGGTCAATGAACTCGGCTTCAAATACATCGGATATGTTGACGGGCATAATGTGCCGGCGCTCGTAAAGGCACTCGAAGAGGCAAAGAAGGTCGATGACGGCCCTGTTATTGTCCACGCTCTTACGACGAAGGGCAAAGGCTTCCCGAATCCCGAAAAGAACTACTACGCATATCACGCGACCGGCCCTTTTGACCCGAAAACGGGCCAGCCGTACAAGTCTGCAAAGACGGCTCCGCCGTCGTACACAACGGTTTTCGGTGACGCGCTATGCGAACTGATGGCAGAAGATGAGCGTATCGTCGCACTCACTGCCGCAATGCCCGACGGCACGGGCATCGACCGCGCCCTTGAGAAGTTCCCGAAGCGTTCGTTCGATGTCGGCATTGCCGAGCAGCACGCCGTCACGTTCTGTGCGGGCATGGCGTGCGAGGGCCTCAAACCCGTTGCGGCGATCTACTCAACGTTCCTGCAGCGCGGCTTTGATCAGGTGATCCATGATGTTTGCCTGCAGGATCTTGACGTTACGATAGCGATGGACCGCGCCGGCATCGTCGGTGCCGATGGCCCGACGCATCACGGCTTGCTCGATATCACGTATCTTCGAGGCTATCCGAACATCGTGCTGATGGCGCCCAAGGATGAACGCGAACTTCGCGATATGCTTGCGACCGCTGTTGCCCATAACGGCCCTGCAGCGATACGCTATCCACGCGGCAACGGCGTCGGTGTCGAAATCTCGGCGAAGCCGTCGCTTATCGAGATCGGCAAGGCCGAGGTACTGAGCGAGGGCAGCGATGCGGCGATAATCGCCTACGGTTCAATGGTTTATCCCGCGGTTGAGGCGGCAGAGATACTAGCAAAGAAAGGCGTCAAAGCAGGCGTTATCAATGCCCGCTTTGTAAAGCCGCTTGATGCCGAGACGATCTTGAAAGCCGCACGAAGCAGCCGCGTGATCGTAACTGCCGAAGAGGCGTATCTTGCGGGAGGCTTCGGCTCGGCAGTGATGGAACTGCTCGAAGAGAACGGCCTGCTCGATGCGGTAAAGGTAGTGCGGCTCGGTATTCCCGATGTGATAGTCCCGCACGGCGATCCGGAAGCTCTGCTTGCGGGATACGGACTCAATGCGGACGGCATAGTATCGGCCGTGACGAAAGCAATAGAGAGTTTGAAGGCCGACCCGGCTGACAAAGGGCGGCTGAAGGTGGCATAA
- a CDS encoding thioredoxin domain-containing protein gives MNRKDQTGKIPAPLILIVAVLLAVILIGWYMISSNNGNTQSNKNAAKANTNTQKPPAGAIPPGAVPPNFAGSVNSPVVVEEFADFQCPQCANSNPIFTEIKSLYGSRIKFIFRNFPLPIPAHDKSFDAAVAVEAAGQQGKFWEMQHQLFSNQQAWTANPNYKQMWADYAKNLGLDVDKFKTDMAGVFTKGRVEADMARGRGLGVNSTPSLYINEVPVAFPDMNVSKLKELIDAELQKAAAGNAAPASAPAAPANAAPASAAK, from the coding sequence ATGAATAGAAAAGATCAAACAGGCAAGATCCCTGCTCCGCTCATCCTGATCGTGGCAGTTCTGCTCGCAGTGATTCTCATCGGCTGGTATATGATCAGCAGCAATAACGGCAACACGCAGTCGAACAAGAACGCGGCAAAAGCCAATACAAACACGCAAAAGCCGCCCGCAGGGGCGATTCCGCCCGGAGCAGTGCCGCCGAACTTTGCCGGCTCGGTGAACTCGCCGGTCGTTGTCGAAGAGTTCGCTGATTTCCAATGTCCGCAGTGCGCCAACAGCAATCCGATCTTTACTGAGATCAAGTCGCTCTACGGCAGCCGGATCAAGTTCATCTTCCGTAATTTCCCGCTTCCAATTCCGGCTCATGATAAGTCGTTCGATGCGGCGGTCGCTGTCGAGGCGGCAGGCCAGCAGGGCAAGTTCTGGGAGATGCAGCATCAGCTCTTCTCGAATCAGCAGGCGTGGACCGCAAACCCGAACTATAAGCAAATGTGGGCCGATTATGCCAAGAACCTCGGGTTAGATGTCGATAAATTCAAGACAGACATGGCAGGCGTCTTTACAAAAGGCCGCGTCGAGGCCGACATGGCACGAGGCCGCGGTTTAGGAGTGAATTCGACGCCGTCGCTTTATATCAACGAGGTTCCGGTCGCTTTTCCGGATATGAATGTCAGTAAGCTCAAGGAGCTTATCGATGCCGAGCTTCAGAAGGCCGCTGCGGGCAACGCCGCTCCCGCATCTGCCCCGGCCGCACCTGCAAATGCCGCACCGGCATCGGCCGCAAAATAA
- a CDS encoding MBL fold metallo-hydrolase yields MRIETFVLSLFQQNTRVVACEATRQAICIDPAEPSRELVEFIRGSGLELQAIAITHAHLDHIGGVKALADEFPESEILIHKDDEELYFALPQQPLRIGFQPHQLTAMGLSYDAPPLPTRYWQHGETYTVGELRFSVRHCPGHTPGHVVLAEIERKSVFVGDCLFLGSVGRTDLPGGNHEQLIDSINEQILSLDDETIVYSGHGPETTVGREHATNPFLTGIYKY; encoded by the coding sequence ATGCGGATCGAGACCTTCGTCCTTTCACTCTTTCAACAGAACACGCGTGTCGTAGCGTGTGAGGCGACACGGCAGGCCATCTGCATCGACCCTGCTGAACCCTCACGCGAACTTGTCGAGTTCATTCGCGGCAGCGGCCTCGAGCTGCAGGCTATCGCGATAACGCATGCACATCTTGATCACATCGGCGGCGTCAAAGCTCTGGCAGACGAGTTTCCCGAAAGCGAGATACTGATCCACAAGGACGACGAGGAGCTATATTTCGCGCTTCCGCAGCAGCCGCTAAGGATCGGCTTTCAGCCGCATCAGCTTACGGCTATGGGGCTCAGCTACGACGCTCCGCCGCTGCCGACACGCTATTGGCAGCACGGCGAAACATACACGGTCGGCGAACTCCGTTTCTCCGTCAGGCACTGTCCGGGACACACGCCCGGCCATGTTGTGCTGGCCGAGATCGAGCGAAAGAGCGTGTTCGTCGGCGATTGCCTCTTTCTCGGCTCGGTCGGCAGGACCGACCTTCCGGGCGGCAACCACGAACAGCTTATCGACTCGATAAATGAACAGATACTCTCGCTCGATGACGAAACGATAGTGTATTCGGGACACGGGCCTGAGACGACCGTGGGCCGCGAGCATGCGACAAACCCTTTTCTTACAGGTATTTACAAGTATTAA
- a CDS encoding class I fructose-bisphosphate aldolase: MTVDIAQLLGDDADSLLNHVSRTIPKEELSLPGSDFVDRVWSISDRNPRVLRSLQALYGNGRLAGTGYLSILPVDQGIEHSGGASFAPNPQYFDPEYIVKLAMEGGCNAVASTFGVLGAVSRKYAHKIPFIVKINHNELLTYPNKFDQVMFGTIDQAYNMGAVAVGATIYFGSEESTRQITEVSEAFAYAHELGMATILWCYLRNSAFKTPEGDMHTAADLTGQANHIGVTIQADIIKQKLPERNGGYPALNKNGSYGKTSPLVYEKLTTDNPIDLVRYQVANCYMGRCGLINSGGESKGAGDLAAAVRTAVINKRGGGTGLISGRKAFQRPMAEGVELLNAIQDVYLDTSITVA; this comes from the coding sequence ATGACCGTTGATATCGCACAACTTCTCGGCGATGATGCCGACAGCCTTTTGAACCACGTTTCGCGGACGATCCCCAAGGAAGAGCTCAGTTTGCCGGGCAGCGACTTTGTTGACCGGGTTTGGAGCATTTCTGACAGGAATCCGCGAGTTCTCCGGAGTTTGCAGGCGCTTTACGGGAACGGACGCCTCGCCGGCACGGGCTATTTGTCGATCTTGCCTGTCGATCAGGGCATCGAACATTCCGGCGGAGCGAGCTTTGCCCCGAATCCGCAGTATTTTGACCCTGAGTATATCGTCAAACTTGCGATGGAAGGCGGCTGCAACGCCGTAGCCTCGACCTTTGGCGTTCTCGGCGCTGTGTCGCGCAAATACGCACACAAGATACCCTTTATCGTAAAGATAAATCACAACGAGCTTCTGACGTATCCGAATAAGTTCGATCAGGTGATGTTCGGCACGATCGATCAGGCATACAACATGGGTGCTGTGGCCGTCGGCGCGACGATCTATTTCGGTTCTGAAGAATCGACCCGCCAGATCACTGAGGTCTCGGAGGCGTTCGCCTACGCACATGAGCTTGGAATGGCGACGATCCTCTGGTGCTACCTGCGTAACTCGGCGTTCAAAACACCCGAAGGCGATATGCACACCGCGGCTGACCTTACGGGACAGGCAAATCATATCGGCGTTACCATCCAGGCTGATATCATCAAGCAGAAATTGCCCGAACGTAACGGCGGCTATCCCGCACTCAACAAGAACGGAAGCTACGGCAAGACAAGCCCGCTGGTTTACGAAAAACTTACGACGGACAATCCGATCGACCTCGTGCGTTATCAGGTAGCTAACTGCTATATGGGACGCTGCGGCCTTATAAACTCGGGCGGCGAGTCGAAGGGTGCGGGCGACCTCGCAGCGGCCGTGCGTACGGCGGTCATCAACAAACGCGGCGGCGGCACGGGGCTTATCTCAGGCCGGAAGGCGTTCCAACGCCCGATGGCCGAAGGCGTCGAACTGCTGAACGCCATTCAGGACGTTTACCTCGACACCTCGATCACCGTCGCATAA
- a CDS encoding GNAT family N-acetyltransferase: MNIRFAKVEDADAIAGFQVAMALETEDRVLDAEVVAGAVRDVFADGMKGFYVVAEDAGEVVGSLMISYEWSDWRRGWWWWIQSVYIKPKARGRHIYSLMYEFVKQKAQHAGNVKGIRLYVETENEHAQRVYEKLGMSRSPYFMYDAEL, encoded by the coding sequence ATGAATATAAGGTTCGCAAAGGTCGAAGATGCCGACGCGATCGCGGGCTTTCAAGTGGCAATGGCACTTGAAACAGAGGACAGAGTTCTCGATGCCGAAGTCGTCGCCGGTGCTGTGCGCGATGTGTTCGCTGACGGCATGAAGGGTTTTTATGTTGTCGCCGAGGACGCCGGCGAGGTCGTCGGCAGCCTGATGATATCGTACGAATGGAGCGACTGGCGGCGCGGTTGGTGGTGGTGGATACAGAGCGTTTACATTAAGCCGAAAGCACGCGGCCGCCATATTTACAGCCTTATGTACGAGTTTGTAAAGCAGAAAGCTCAGCACGCGGGCAATGTAAAAGGCATACGCCTTTATGTCGAGACCGAGAATGAACACGCCCAGCGCGTCTATGAAAAGCTGGGGATGAGCCGCTCGCCCTATTTTATGTACGACGCAGAATTATGA
- a CDS encoding Spy/CpxP family protein refolding chaperone, producing the protein MRKNLVSIVTLAAAVFFSTAIINAQDAAATTPAGKDNTAHQGHKAGNKDFGRKFGKRGMHNGDFRGVTLTDAQKAQIKTIREANKPTPAAMEEMKTLMAARRSGTLTDEQKARLEAIRTERMQKQTAVRTQIDAILTPEQKAQIEANKAERQKRMQEHREMMKERRQKKSADAPAAPAKSN; encoded by the coding sequence ATGAGGAAGAATTTGGTTTCGATCGTCACATTGGCGGCCGCGGTTTTCTTTTCGACGGCTATCATAAATGCACAGGACGCAGCGGCGACCACGCCGGCCGGCAAGGACAATACGGCACATCAGGGACATAAGGCCGGCAATAAGGACTTTGGCCGAAAGTTCGGCAAGCGCGGTATGCACAACGGCGACTTCCGCGGCGTCACGCTGACCGACGCACAGAAGGCTCAGATCAAGACGATCCGCGAGGCGAATAAGCCGACGCCGGCAGCCATGGAAGAGATGAAGACGCTTATGGCAGCCCGCCGCAGCGGCACGCTCACCGACGAGCAGAAGGCCCGTCTGGAGGCGATCCGCACCGAGAGAATGCAGAAGCAGACTGCGGTTCGTACGCAGATCGATGCGATCCTGACGCCCGAACAAAAGGCGCAGATCGAGGCGAATAAGGCCGAAAGGCAGAAGCGTATGCAGGAACATCGCGAGATGATGAAGGAGCGTCGGCAGAAGAAGTCGGCCGATGCGCCGGCGGCTCCCGCGAAAAGCAATTAG